From a single Calothrix sp. NIES-2098 genomic region:
- a CDS encoding heterocyst formation protein HetP-like protein, with protein MNYQISSAQKNYHKAISPEQLNQVIEAITEGRYSWACVLILRFVGYNPLHFIPQRTYSRLIKENNQAQQTTLVSTATNRNLSASFQSSINSMNSSTKRASSQVLSKINDLDYMETSDKKQASLNGGSNVLMRQEAFGIAKRIFLHSIN; from the coding sequence ATGAACTACCAAATTTCTTCTGCTCAGAAAAACTATCATAAAGCTATTAGTCCTGAACAATTAAATCAGGTGATTGAAGCTATTACTGAAGGTAGATATTCCTGGGCTTGCGTGCTGATATTGCGGTTCGTTGGTTATAATCCACTCCACTTTATTCCCCAGCGAACTTACAGCCGTTTAATTAAAGAAAATAATCAAGCTCAACAAACTACGCTAGTATCTACAGCTACTAATAGAAACCTCTCAGCCAGCTTCCAGTCTTCCATTAATTCTATGAATAGCTCCACTAAAAGAGCTTCATCTCAGGTTTTAAGTAAAATTAATGACCTGGATTATATGGAAACTTCTGACAAAAAACAGGCCAGTCTCAATGGTGGCTCTAATGTGTTAATGCGTCAAGAGGCATTTGGTATTGCTAAAAGAATATTCTTACACTCTATCAATTGA
- a CDS encoding cyclic nucleotide-binding protein has protein sequence MKKILEVEGEGLAGVYGDGSQLLEDILLNLFPEKKNLVSKFSQAFQLSSFSLGEEISKYTTFTTTDNSVQDEQNKQGLYIVCQGRVRLVGFDLVAQREVPSALLEDGESYGADELFGDRPLGYRAIAASTGAIAFISTDRLQQWFEQLPELPDYLNRNTATRQMLLFFKTAVDLSKHTAANQADEAPPENPKNTKRTASRQTQISSHTLKEFLPYLVEIKVPAGAVLSQATPVNSGIFWLRSGEIRAQDNQSQPPLAIGESWGCPEEISADWVAETDLLIYKLPKENWEAAQAIVPILGEISSPEVTGGKTIDAPKRPRRSAATVVLTPQPSKPQQEKPRSPAARKLGIPSIAFPRPNKIRRPLFGNKYPFIQQQSTADCGPTCLAMVSQYWGKKFSMNMLRNLANVGRAGASLKSLAAAAESVGFQARPVRASFNRLADRKHPWIAHWQGDHYVVVYQVKGNRVWISDPALGRKKLSLQDFQASWTGYALLLLPTPQLQATPSSKPSLGRFWGAFLPYASMLIPIVIASLLLQVFGLVTPLFTQIILDQVVVHKSLSTLQIMVVGLLMFSIWRIALSSIRQYMLVNFSNRVDLTLVSAFIRHALNLPLEFFASRHVGDILTRIQENQKIQSFLTRQAIGAWLDVLSAVVYVGLMAYYNLQLTMLVLGILLPLIVLTVVANPFLRQISREIFNEAAKQNSSLVEMLTGVATVKAAAAEHELRWRWEDNLTSTINTQFRGYKMAIGLQVLSGLINTLGSTALLWYSATLVIQDQLTIGQLVAFNMLIGNVVGPVMSLVGLWSQLQEVMVSVERLDDVFNTEPEETAEKSMLVLPKLRGEVQFENVTFRYNPDDERNILQNISFEAHPGETIAIVGRSGSGKSTLVSLLQGLYHPTSGRVLVDGHDIRHVSPQSLRRQLGVVPQECFLFSGTILENITIYREEYTLEEAVEVAKLAEAHTFIQGLPLGYSTKVGERGSTLSGGQRQRVAIARALLPNPRILILDEATSSLDTESERRFQQNLQRISRDRTTFIIAHRLSTVRNANKILVIDRGIIVEQGTHEQLIALKGLYYHLAQQQIDI, from the coding sequence ATGAAAAAGATATTAGAAGTTGAAGGAGAAGGTCTGGCTGGAGTATACGGCGATGGTAGCCAGCTTCTAGAAGATATTCTGCTAAATTTATTTCCTGAAAAGAAAAACTTGGTATCTAAATTCAGCCAAGCATTTCAATTAAGTAGTTTTTCTCTAGGAGAAGAGATAAGTAAGTATACTACATTCACCACAACAGATAATTCTGTCCAAGATGAACAAAATAAGCAAGGTCTTTACATAGTTTGCCAAGGTAGAGTTAGACTCGTAGGTTTCGATCTGGTAGCACAAAGAGAAGTGCCATCGGCATTACTAGAGGACGGAGAAAGCTATGGGGCAGATGAGTTGTTTGGCGATCGCCCTTTAGGTTATCGAGCGATCGCCGCAAGTACGGGTGCGATCGCTTTTATATCCACAGATCGACTGCAACAGTGGTTCGAGCAACTACCAGAATTGCCAGATTACTTGAACCGCAACACCGCCACCAGGCAAATGCTCCTGTTCTTCAAAACTGCTGTTGACCTGTCCAAACATACAGCAGCTAATCAAGCAGACGAAGCACCACCAGAAAATCCCAAAAATACTAAGAGAACAGCTAGCCGTCAGACCCAAATTTCTAGCCATACACTCAAAGAATTCTTACCTTACTTAGTCGAAATTAAGGTTCCGGCGGGGGCGGTGTTATCCCAAGCTACTCCTGTCAATAGCGGTATCTTCTGGCTGCGCAGTGGAGAGATTCGCGCTCAAGACAATCAATCACAACCACCCCTAGCAATTGGTGAGAGTTGGGGATGCCCAGAAGAAATCTCCGCCGATTGGGTTGCAGAAACTGACTTACTAATTTACAAGCTACCAAAAGAAAATTGGGAAGCAGCCCAAGCAATTGTGCCGATTTTAGGAGAGATATCATCCCCAGAGGTGACAGGGGGTAAAACTATAGACGCTCCCAAGCGACCCCGACGTTCAGCTGCAACAGTAGTATTAACTCCGCAACCATCAAAACCACAACAAGAAAAGCCGCGATCGCCTGCGGCGCGAAAACTGGGTATCCCATCAATAGCTTTTCCGCGACCAAATAAGATTCGACGCCCCTTGTTTGGCAACAAATACCCCTTCATTCAGCAGCAGAGTACTGCTGATTGTGGCCCCACTTGCTTGGCAATGGTATCCCAATATTGGGGTAAAAAATTCAGCATGAATATGCTGCGGAATCTTGCAAATGTGGGCCGTGCTGGAGCCTCTCTCAAAAGTTTAGCCGCCGCCGCAGAAAGTGTAGGATTTCAAGCCAGACCAGTGCGGGCAAGTTTTAACCGCCTAGCCGATCGCAAACATCCCTGGATTGCCCATTGGCAAGGCGATCACTATGTAGTTGTCTATCAAGTCAAGGGCAATCGGGTTTGGATTTCCGATCCGGCGCTTGGCAGAAAAAAGCTGAGTTTGCAAGACTTCCAAGCTAGCTGGACTGGATACGCACTTTTATTACTGCCGACACCACAACTACAAGCAACACCCTCTTCTAAACCATCCCTAGGCAGATTTTGGGGCGCATTTTTGCCTTATGCCTCAATGCTGATACCGATCGTTATTGCTTCCTTGCTATTGCAAGTATTTGGTTTAGTGACGCCCCTGTTTACGCAAATCATTCTTGACCAGGTAGTGGTACACAAAAGCCTGAGTACCTTGCAAATCATGGTCGTTGGTTTGTTGATGTTCAGTATCTGGCGCATTGCTTTGAGCAGTATTCGCCAGTACATGCTAGTAAATTTTTCCAATCGGGTAGACCTGACTCTCGTCAGTGCATTTATCCGCCATGCTCTGAACTTACCCTTGGAGTTTTTTGCCTCGCGTCATGTTGGTGATATCCTGACCCGCATTCAGGAAAACCAAAAAATTCAATCATTTCTCACTCGCCAAGCAATTGGTGCTTGGTTAGATGTCCTCTCCGCAGTTGTTTATGTTGGCTTAATGGCCTACTACAACTTGCAGTTAACGATGTTAGTCCTAGGAATACTACTACCGTTGATCGTCTTGACAGTAGTGGCCAATCCCTTCTTACGGCAGATCTCGCGAGAAATCTTTAATGAAGCAGCCAAACAGAACTCCTCTTTGGTAGAGATGCTGACAGGAGTGGCTACAGTCAAGGCCGCTGCCGCCGAGCATGAGTTGCGCTGGCGCTGGGAAGACAACCTAACGAGTACGATTAATACCCAATTTCGCGGTTATAAAATGGCAATTGGGTTACAAGTCTTAAGCGGATTAATTAATACATTAGGCAGCACAGCATTACTTTGGTATTCTGCAACGCTAGTAATTCAAGATCAACTAACTATTGGTCAGTTAGTAGCTTTCAATATGCTGATTGGTAATGTGGTAGGCCCTGTAATGTCTCTAGTCGGCCTGTGGAGTCAATTGCAAGAAGTGATGGTTTCTGTAGAACGGTTGGATGACGTATTTAACACAGAACCAGAAGAAACAGCCGAAAAATCCATGCTGGTGTTGCCAAAACTGCGAGGTGAGGTGCAGTTTGAAAATGTCACCTTCCGCTACAACCCGGATGATGAGCGCAATATTCTGCAAAATATTTCTTTTGAGGCACATCCAGGTGAAACGATCGCCATTGTCGGTCGTAGTGGTTCGGGTAAAAGTACCTTAGTCAGTTTATTACAGGGTTTATATCATCCTACTAGCGGCCGAGTTTTAGTAGATGGGCATGATATTCGCCATGTTTCGCCCCAGTCTTTACGCCGTCAACTAGGGGTAGTGCCGCAGGAGTGTTTTTTATTCTCCGGCACAATTTTAGAAAATATTACAATTTATCGCGAAGAATACACCTTAGAGGAGGCGGTGGAAGTTGCCAAACTAGCAGAAGCACACACGTTTATTCAAGGTTTGCCATTGGGATACAGCACCAAGGTAGGCGAGCGAGGTTCGACCCTTTCTGGAGGACAAAGACAGAGGGTGGCGATCGCGCGGGCGCTTTTACCTAATCCGCGGATTCTGATTTTAGATGAAGCTACCAGTTCCCTCGATACCGAATCCGAGCGTCGCTTTCAGCAGAATTTGCAGCGCATCAGTCGCGATCGCACTACTTTCATTATTGCTCATCGTCTTTCTACCGTGCGCAATGCCAACAAGATTCTCGTCATCGATAGAGGAATTATTGTTGAGCAAGGAACTCACGAACAATTGATCGCCCTCAAAGGTCTTTACTATCATCTGGCACAACAGCAAATTGATATCTAA
- a CDS encoding sucrose synthase → MYELVQAALNSDDKTALRQLILALSATGKRYFLRNEILQAFADYCQQSHKPTYFYNSSSVGKLIHYCHEIILEDESTWFVVRPRIASQEVWRLTDELTQFELMTPQALLDVRDRLVNRYQPHILDIDLRPFYANSPTISDPRNIGQGLAFLNRYLCSQVLTDPQYCLEVLFKVLHRLSYDGIEMLINNRIHSGTQLAQKIQQVLKFLSQQHPDTPYEKFRFELEELGFEPGWGNTASRVRETLELLQRLIDNPQPAILEAFVARVPAVFRVVLISIHGWVAQEGVVGRDETLGQVVYVLEQARSLENKLRAEIKLAGLDILGIQPHVVVLTRLIPNCEGTECNLRREKIEGTENGWILRVPFAEFNPEITNNWISKFEIWPYLETFAQDAEQELLKEFQGKPHLLIGNYTDGNLVAFLLAKQLKVTHCHIAHSLEKPKHLFSNLYWQDLEEQYHFSAQFTADLINMNAADFIVTSSYQEIVGTPENIGQYESYKCFTMPQLYHAIDGIDLFSHKFNVVPPGVNENIFFPFSRVEHRDPKLRQNLNDLLFHREDSQILGRLDNPEKRPILSVAPIISIKNLTGLAECFGKSQALQEHCNLLILTSKLHTSEAINAEEAAEIQKLHDIINQYNLHGHIRWLGMRLPGGDIGEAYRVVADKKGIYVHFARFEAFGRSILEAMISGLPTFATQFGGALEIIEEREHKFTLNPTDLEGSANRMLDFFNQCDANPEHWDEVSHWMIKRIHNKYNWQIHSNQLLLLAKIYGFWNFVAPENTEARVRYVDSLFHLIYKPRAEKILEKHMRR, encoded by the coding sequence ATGTATGAACTAGTTCAAGCTGCCTTAAACAGTGATGATAAAACTGCTTTGCGTCAGTTGATTCTGGCGCTGAGTGCCACAGGTAAGCGTTATTTCTTAAGAAATGAGATTTTACAAGCTTTTGCTGACTATTGTCAGCAATCTCATAAACCTACGTACTTTTATAATTCTTCTTCTGTAGGTAAACTCATTCACTACTGCCACGAAATCATTTTAGAAGATGAAAGTACTTGGTTTGTGGTGCGTCCCAGGATTGCAAGTCAGGAGGTGTGGCGACTAACAGACGAATTGACTCAATTTGAACTCATGACACCCCAAGCATTGCTAGATGTCAGAGATCGCCTAGTTAATCGCTATCAACCCCACATTCTCGACATAGACCTCCGTCCCTTTTACGCTAATTCTCCAACGATTAGCGACCCCAGAAATATTGGTCAAGGTCTAGCTTTTCTCAACCGTTATCTGTGCAGTCAGGTATTGACAGATCCACAATATTGTTTAGAGGTCTTATTTAAAGTCCTACATCGGCTGAGTTACGACGGGATAGAAATGCTGATCAATAATCGCATTCACTCAGGTACTCAGTTAGCCCAAAAAATTCAGCAAGTTCTCAAGTTCCTGAGCCAGCAACATCCTGACACACCCTACGAAAAATTTCGCTTTGAACTCGAAGAACTCGGCTTTGAACCAGGTTGGGGTAACACAGCCTCGCGAGTGCGCGAAACCCTAGAACTTCTCCAACGTCTTATAGACAACCCACAGCCAGCAATTCTGGAAGCATTTGTAGCTCGCGTTCCTGCCGTCTTTCGTGTCGTGCTGATTTCCATCCACGGCTGGGTAGCGCAGGAGGGAGTTGTCGGTAGAGATGAGACACTCGGTCAAGTTGTTTATGTTTTAGAACAAGCACGCAGCTTAGAAAATAAACTACGTGCAGAAATTAAACTTGCGGGTCTTGATATTTTGGGAATTCAACCCCACGTCGTTGTTCTCACCCGCCTGATTCCTAACTGCGAAGGTACAGAATGCAACCTGCGGCGGGAAAAAATTGAGGGTACAGAAAATGGCTGGATCTTGCGCGTACCTTTTGCAGAGTTTAATCCCGAAATCACTAATAATTGGATTTCTAAATTTGAAATTTGGCCTTATTTAGAAACGTTTGCTCAAGACGCAGAACAAGAACTGCTCAAAGAATTTCAGGGTAAACCGCATCTATTAATTGGTAACTACACCGATGGGAATTTAGTCGCTTTTCTGCTTGCCAAACAGCTAAAAGTCACTCATTGTCATATTGCCCACTCTTTAGAAAAGCCGAAACATCTATTTAGTAATCTTTACTGGCAAGATTTAGAGGAACAATATCACTTCTCGGCACAGTTTACGGCTGATTTGATCAACATGAATGCCGCCGACTTTATTGTTACCTCGTCTTACCAAGAAATTGTCGGCACGCCAGAGAATATTGGACAGTATGAGTCTTACAAATGTTTTACGATGCCGCAGCTGTATCACGCGATCGATGGTATCGATCTATTTAGTCATAAGTTCAATGTAGTACCACCAGGAGTCAACGAGAATATATTTTTTCCTTTCAGCCGTGTGGAACATCGAGATCCCAAGCTGCGCCAAAATCTCAACGACCTACTTTTTCACCGCGAAGATTCCCAGATTTTGGGTCGTTTAGATAACCCTGAGAAGCGGCCAATTTTGTCTGTAGCACCGATTATCTCCATCAAAAATCTGACTGGCTTGGCTGAGTGCTTTGGTAAAAGTCAGGCTTTGCAAGAGCATTGCAACTTGTTGATATTAACCAGCAAATTGCATACATCAGAAGCCATCAACGCCGAAGAAGCCGCAGAAATTCAAAAACTTCACGACATTATTAATCAATACAATCTTCACGGCCATATCCGTTGGCTGGGGATGCGTCTACCTGGCGGTGACATTGGCGAAGCCTATCGAGTAGTTGCCGATAAAAAGGGCATATATGTCCACTTTGCCCGCTTTGAAGCCTTTGGGAGAAGCATTTTGGAAGCCATGATTTCTGGTTTACCAACTTTCGCCACTCAATTTGGCGGTGCTTTAGAAATTATTGAGGAGCGAGAACATAAATTTACGCTCAACCCTACAGATTTAGAAGGATCTGCCAACAGAATGTTAGATTTCTTCAACCAATGCGATGCTAATCCCGAACATTGGGATGAAGTCTCACATTGGATGATTAAACGCATTCATAATAAGTACAACTGGCAGATACACAGCAATCAGTTACTTTTGCTAGCTAAAATTTATGGGTTCTGGAATTTTGTCGCTCCCGAAAATACCGAAGCCAGAGTCCGCTACGTGGACAGCTTATTCCATCTAATTTATAAACCCAGAGCCGAGAAAATTTTAGAAAAACATATGCGTCGTTAG
- a CDS encoding multidrug resistance efflux pump, which yields MKILFKSQLKQDIYSSVVLPKTKPHLVIDELDEEDVLLDSSSEAVSLYGGTAASIRETPSQPANLDNGIKAETVNPHTSLTQPSANWSGSLQTILDDPPSALPYQMVLGGAIFGMAVATWATIGQIDEVGKASGKLVPQGDPYKIHTLVSGKIARIDIKEGETVKAGQVIAQLDKEIALNEVERLSQERTAYKTQLIQTEALIEKTQLEAKTRVAIANAEIKGQEAIISQVNAKIQSQEVAIAQGQGRANTSQALLEQLNFDAAAQKERLERLKSLVEQGAISKDQVFQAQQNLGDRQRTITQQTGEIQQAVTDSKRLQADLRRVLAEAQQLQVQLAQKQAEGNTALLQAEQAIQKLQVEKTQLTAKIQQTDKLLQQAKAQLRQLSLTAPIDGMVLALNINNSGEVVQPGQTIAELAPQNAPLILETVLPTREAGFIKIGNTAKVKFDAYPYQDYGVITGKVISISSDSKPDPQLGAVYRVGISLDRNYVQTHHQIVKFKAGQTGHAEIVIRRRRIADILLEPIRQLQEGGINL from the coding sequence ATGAAAATACTTTTTAAATCTCAGCTTAAGCAAGATATCTATTCATCAGTCGTGCTGCCAAAAACGAAACCGCATTTGGTAATTGATGAACTTGATGAAGAAGATGTACTCCTAGATTCATCTTCAGAAGCAGTTTCGCTCTATGGAGGTACAGCTGCTTCTATACGAGAGACTCCGAGCCAGCCAGCTAATTTAGATAATGGTATTAAGGCAGAAACTGTCAATCCCCATACATCTTTGACTCAACCCTCCGCCAACTGGTCGGGATCGCTGCAAACAATACTGGACGATCCACCCTCAGCGCTTCCTTACCAAATGGTTCTAGGTGGAGCCATCTTTGGTATGGCTGTAGCCACTTGGGCAACAATCGGACAGATTGATGAAGTGGGTAAAGCCTCAGGTAAGTTGGTTCCGCAAGGAGATCCCTATAAAATTCATACACTTGTCTCTGGCAAGATAGCCCGTATTGATATTAAAGAAGGAGAGACAGTAAAAGCTGGACAAGTAATAGCACAACTGGATAAGGAAATAGCGCTGAATGAAGTTGAGCGTTTATCACAAGAGCGTACAGCTTATAAAACTCAATTAATTCAAACCGAAGCCTTAATTGAAAAAACCCAGTTAGAGGCCAAAACTCGTGTAGCTATTGCTAACGCCGAAATCAAGGGACAAGAAGCGATTATTAGCCAAGTTAATGCCAAAATTCAGAGCCAAGAAGTAGCGATCGCTCAAGGCCAAGGAAGAGCTAATACCAGCCAAGCACTGTTGGAGCAATTAAATTTTGATGCTGCTGCCCAAAAGGAAAGATTGGAAAGGCTAAAATCTTTAGTAGAACAAGGTGCTATCTCCAAAGACCAAGTATTTCAAGCACAGCAAAATTTAGGCGATCGTCAACGTACTATTACCCAACAAACTGGCGAAATTCAACAAGCCGTTACAGATTCCAAACGATTACAAGCAGACTTACGGCGAGTTCTAGCAGAAGCCCAGCAACTGCAAGTACAATTAGCCCAAAAGCAAGCTGAAGGCAACACAGCTCTGTTACAAGCAGAGCAAGCGATTCAAAAACTGCAAGTAGAAAAAACTCAATTAACTGCCAAAATTCAACAGACAGATAAACTCTTGCAGCAAGCTAAAGCTCAGTTAAGACAGCTTTCTTTAACTGCTCCCATTGATGGAATGGTCTTAGCCCTCAATATCAATAACAGCGGGGAAGTAGTTCAACCAGGACAAACAATAGCCGAATTGGCTCCTCAGAATGCGCCACTAATTCTTGAGACTGTTTTACCTACAAGAGAAGCAGGCTTTATCAAGATAGGAAATACAGCAAAAGTCAAATTTGACGCTTACCCCTATCAAGATTACGGTGTCATTACTGGCAAAGTTATCTCTATTTCCTCCGATAGTAAACCCGATCCGCAACTTGGTGCAGTCTATCGAGTCGGGATTTCGCTAGATCGTAACTACGTACAGACGCATCATCAAATCGTCAAATTTAAAGCTGGTCAAACAGGCCATGCTGAAATTGTCATCCGTCGTCGTCGCATTGCAGATATCCTACTTGAACCAATTAGGCAACTACAAGAAGGCGGGATCAATTTATAA